The Paenibacillus beijingensis nucleotide sequence GGAGCTGAAGCAGACGAAAGAGGCCATTGACGGGCTGGTAGCTGCTATATTGAACGAAATCGCTCTTTTTCTGAAAGAAGGGTCCACGCAGTGGGATGGCAAAGAAGTGCTGCAGCTTGGGGATACGCTCCGTAAAGCACGGGCGCTGGCCGTGCTGGAAACGGAAAATATGATGCGCAAGGACGAATATTTGGAAAACTATTTAAACGCGAAGCAGCAGCAGTACGATTTGTTGAAAAGCATGCTGCCGTCCATTTCCCGAACAAACGTGAAAATGGAACAGGGCATGCGGATCGGCGAATTTGTGCAGGAAATAAGCAAGGGGTTGACGGAGCCCGGATCCGGACGGATTGATCGCTTTTGCAACCATCTGCACGATATCCGCGAGTATCACAAGCTGCTGCCGCTTCCGGTAACAAGGGACGAGTTTGAGAACAGGGCAAGCCTGTATGCGATTGCCAACGACTTGGAACGGTTTCTGGCCATCGAGGCCGGGGCGCGCAAGGAGAAGAGACGGGGCAAACAGCGCGAAAAGAAGCTGCAGCCGAGCCGATAGACGGTGCGTGCGGATTTCCGCATATCTAGCCGTATTCAAACGCTTATGTTCTAAAGGGGTCATATTCCGGATCAAGCCGGCGCCTGAATCATATCGGGCGCCGGCTTGATTCGTTAAGACGGTATTCTACCCGGCTGCTGCTCGTATGTTTCATGCACCTCAGAAAAAGTGAACCGACCGATTCGGGGAAGGAATAAGAGGACTCATGTGGAATACGTAAGCTTATAATTGCTGCAGATGAGTGGGTGGATGCGGGGAGGGAATGCACGGATGGCCATTCATAGAGACGAAATTATCAGCCCGCTGCCGATCCGCACGTTCGATCCGAAGATTGATACGAGCAGACTCAAGGTCAAATCGCTGAAGCTCATGAGCGCCGGCCATCTTCCGGGCCGGACAATGCAGCGCAGCAAGGCGGTGTTCAGCCACTGGGCATTCGTATATATAGCCGGCGGCAGAGGTTATTTCCAGGTGGGCGGCGCCGCCAGGCAAAAGGTGGAAGCCGGAACGCTGTTCTGTTTTTTTCCCGGTGCCGAATTTGATTACGGGCCCTATTCCGGGTGTTACTGGGATGAGTATTACTTCACGGTAGAAGGCATGCGGGTGCAGGAGTGGCTGGACAATTGGTATACGGAGCCGGAGACGGTCAAGCGGGTTGGAACCGACGATTCGGTGCTGAGCAAAATGGAGCAGATCTTTATGATGATGGAAAGCGGAATTCCGGTCAATCTCGATTCGGCTTCGCTGCTGCTGGAATCGGTTCTGTATAACTTGACGGCAAAAGCGGCTCCCGGCGAGTCCGGCGGCAGAAAGCCATCCGGAGTAGCCGCTGTCATCGACGATTTGTCCAATCTGCTCTATGAACCGCTGAATGCGCAGAAAGTAGCGGAAAAACACCACATCTCGGTGTCGACGCTGCGGCGGATCGTTCATGCGTATACGGGCTTTCCGCTGGGCGAGTTTGTCCATCGGATCAAGACTTCCGAGGCCAAGAAGCTGCTGCTCAATACGGATTTTACGGTCAAGGAGATCGGGGAAAGACTTGGTTATGCGGATGTGTTTTATTTCTCGCGGCTGTTTAAGAAATTTGTGGGGTCATCTCCGCAAATTTACCGCGCCCATAACGGACATTGAAGCATGCGTACTTTTTTAAGCGCGCGGCCGTTCGTTTATGATTCCTGTGATGAATGAAACGATCGTTCCGCAGCTGATCAAGCCCCTTCGTCATCAAGGCGGAGGGGCTATACGTCTATCCTAATGATTGAAGCGGAATCTTGATTTGCACGATCGTGCCGAAGCCGCGTTTGCTGAAGATGCGCATACGGTAAGGCTGCCCGTACGTGAGGATCAAACCGGCCGCGCAGAGCGCCCCTTTTTTCGCCACTCTTACTGATCCTCTTTAAACACCGGCTGGATCGTCAGCCCGAACGTAAATTCCTTTTCATCCAGACGGTATTGCTCCGCAAGCTCCGGACCGCATGAAGCGGAGCCGACGCCGCTCATTTTATAATCGAGATGAACAATCGTTTCTTTCCGTCCCGCAAGCTCGTACGTGTGGGCGGCTTTCGTCAAATCCTCCGGCGTAAAATGGGCGGCATTAAAGGAAAAAGGTTCGGCGGACGTGAACTTAAGGCCCATTCCGAGCGGATTCGATACGGTCGCCCATTCCGTGCCGTACCGGGAACCGTTCTCCTGCGGCATGATGTAGGGCTCAAACATTTCGCCGACCGTTGTTTCATACCGGCCTTTTTTTACGCTTCGGCGCTTGTCGACATAGCTTTCACGCGGGCCGTATCCGTAATATTCCACTTCTTCGTTTCCTTCCGGCAGCGTCAGCTGCAGGCCGAACCGCGGCAAATAGACGAGGCCGTCCCGGACGCGGACGTCGGTCTTGAGCGAAATCGCCCCGCTTCCATCCACCATCCATACCGCTGTTCCGTGCAATAACGGATAGCGGATATAACCGCCTAGTGAAAATTTGACGGTTACCTCCACGGCGAAATCGGCATGTTGACGCCACTCGCACTCGTAAACTTTCATTTCGGCCCGGTCATAGCCCTCGTGAATCCAGTTCTTCTTCACATGCATATCGTTGTCGATCGGAGCGCGCCAAATGTTAAACCGGGCGGGGCCGGCGAGCATGTTAACGCCGTGCTTGGAAATGCCCGTAAGCGTGCCGGCGTTCAGATCGAACTGGTGACGGAAATCCGGACCGGAAACGGTTAGCCGGTTGTTTTCGGCGGCGGCGTAAACGGGAGCTGCGGCGGCTGCAGGCTGTCTTCTCTCCCCGGCAGCGGGAGCGGGAACGGGAAGCTC carries:
- a CDS encoding aromatic acid exporter family protein; translation: MKIGFRTVKTALGVSIAILLAQSLNLEYFTASGILTLLCIQRSRRQSTRAVSSRFFACLISLFLSSALFELIGYQFYSFLILLLMFIPLCVRIGVKEGIASSSVIVMHVYMHAKPEWSFFWNEFLVILIGLGVALLVNWYMPSSDKELKQTKEAIDGLVAAILNEIALFLKEGSTQWDGKEVLQLGDTLRKARALAVLETENMMRKDEYLENYLNAKQQQYDLLKSMLPSISRTNVKMEQGMRIGEFVQEISKGLTEPGSGRIDRFCNHLHDIREYHKLLPLPVTRDEFENRASLYAIANDLERFLAIEAGARKEKRRGKQREKKLQPSR
- a CDS encoding AraC family transcriptional regulator — its product is MAIHRDEIISPLPIRTFDPKIDTSRLKVKSLKLMSAGHLPGRTMQRSKAVFSHWAFVYIAGGRGYFQVGGAARQKVEAGTLFCFFPGAEFDYGPYSGCYWDEYYFTVEGMRVQEWLDNWYTEPETVKRVGTDDSVLSKMEQIFMMMESGIPVNLDSASLLLESVLYNLTAKAAPGESGGRKPSGVAAVIDDLSNLLYEPLNAQKVAEKHHISVSTLRRIVHAYTGFPLGEFVHRIKTSEAKKLLLNTDFTVKEIGERLGYADVFYFSRLFKKFVGSSPQIYRAHNGH